From one Leifsonia sp. Root1293 genomic stretch:
- a CDS encoding cryptochrome/photolyase family protein, which produces MQHSPEAPAIVWLRDDLRVADNPALNAAVGRGGPVVVLFVLDEESDGIRALGGASRWWLHQSLSSLAASLDDLGAQLVLRRGPAAEIVPAVVAETGAAAVFWNRRYGGAARAIDTELKATLRADGLEVASFAASLLFEPWTIRTGTGTPYSVFTPFWKACRDAPPPRGPLAAPSEIDGYTGQVASDAIDDWALEPRRPDWAGGLREAWTPGEAAASAALDDFLAGKLAAYSGERDFPAEDATSRLSPHLRFGEISPYTVWERATRARAELGAPGAEGTTRFLTELGWREFTHHVLFSAPDLATVNWRHEFDAFPWPPLDEGALRAWQQGRTGLPIVDAGMRELWTTGTMHNRIRMVVASFLTKNLLIDWRHGEQWFWDTLVDADEASNPFNWQWVAGSGADAAPYFRVFNPELQAKKFDGHGQYVKRWVPEVGTDAYPDPIVDLGETRRAALAAYDVVKNQSR; this is translated from the coding sequence GTGCAGCATTCCCCCGAAGCTCCGGCCATCGTGTGGCTGCGAGACGACCTGCGCGTCGCCGACAACCCCGCGCTGAACGCGGCTGTTGGGCGCGGCGGTCCCGTCGTGGTGCTCTTCGTGCTCGACGAGGAGTCGGACGGCATCCGTGCGCTCGGCGGCGCGAGCCGATGGTGGCTGCACCAGAGCCTGTCGTCCCTCGCCGCCTCACTCGACGACCTCGGCGCGCAGCTGGTGCTGCGCCGCGGCCCTGCGGCAGAGATCGTTCCTGCCGTCGTCGCCGAGACCGGTGCGGCCGCGGTGTTCTGGAACCGGCGGTACGGCGGGGCGGCGCGCGCCATCGACACCGAGCTCAAGGCGACTCTCCGGGCCGACGGGCTCGAGGTGGCGAGCTTCGCGGCGTCGCTCCTGTTCGAGCCGTGGACCATCCGCACCGGAACGGGAACCCCCTACTCGGTGTTCACGCCGTTCTGGAAGGCCTGCCGCGACGCGCCGCCGCCGCGCGGGCCGCTGGCGGCGCCGTCGGAGATCGACGGCTACACCGGCCAGGTGGCATCCGACGCCATCGACGACTGGGCGCTCGAGCCGAGACGACCCGACTGGGCCGGTGGCCTCCGAGAGGCCTGGACTCCCGGAGAGGCTGCCGCGAGCGCCGCCCTCGACGACTTCCTCGCCGGCAAGCTGGCCGCCTACTCCGGCGAGCGCGACTTCCCGGCCGAGGATGCGACATCACGGCTCTCGCCGCATCTTCGCTTCGGTGAGATCAGCCCGTACACGGTGTGGGAGCGGGCGACCCGCGCTCGAGCGGAACTCGGTGCCCCTGGCGCAGAGGGAACCACCCGGTTTCTGACCGAGCTGGGCTGGCGCGAGTTCACGCACCACGTGCTGTTCTCCGCCCCTGACCTCGCGACGGTGAACTGGCGACATGAGTTCGACGCCTTCCCGTGGCCGCCGCTGGACGAGGGTGCGCTGCGCGCCTGGCAGCAGGGCCGCACCGGGCTGCCCATCGTGGATGCCGGGATGCGCGAGCTGTGGACGACCGGAACCATGCACAACCGCATCCGCATGGTCGTCGCCTCGTTCCTCACCAAGAACCTGCTCATCGACTGGCGGCACGGCGAGCAGTGGTTCTGGGACACCCTGGTCGACGCCGACGAGGCGAGCAACCCGTTCAACTGGCAGTGGGTAGCCGGATCGGGAGCGGATGCCGCTCCCTACTTCCGCGTCTTCAACCCCGAGTTGCAGGCCAAGAAGTTCGACGGGCACGGGCAGTACGTGAAGCGGTGGGTTCCCGAGGTCGGGACCGACGCCTATCCGGACCCGATCGTCGATCTCGGCGAGACGCGGCGCGCGGCCCTCGCCGCCTACGACGTGGTGAAGAACCAGTCCCGCTGA
- a CDS encoding ArsR/SmtB family transcription factor gives MLRYRLTESDFGGVHFGLSPLCELGLSLRAIKDPSAFPLQLSWLRRTEEARSRVDLDTLLALIDDRFWTPDFLNPRPSSPLTRIDDEFQALARIRTATFHRGLEAVHGRIPDALAGPPREAVARMMRALQQLWDECFAPYWPRMRAVLEADVTYRGRLIAHSGLAAMLNGISSTVSYEKDVVSVRLRDPVDREVATGGLGLTLVPTMFTRRASAPVGSGPPMVMYPARGQGALWETEKVTNPAAVAGIIGEARASLLTALAEPASSTELGVRFDVTTSAVNQHLRALRDAGLVTSTRYGHSVLYFRSELGTALLTASASAVLE, from the coding sequence ATGTTGCGCTACCGACTCACCGAATCGGACTTCGGCGGCGTGCACTTCGGTCTGTCGCCGCTCTGCGAGCTGGGGCTGTCGTTGCGGGCGATCAAGGATCCGTCGGCCTTCCCGCTGCAGCTGTCGTGGCTGCGTCGTACCGAGGAGGCGCGATCCCGGGTCGACCTCGACACGCTGCTCGCCCTCATCGATGACAGGTTCTGGACGCCGGACTTCCTCAATCCCCGGCCGAGCTCGCCGCTCACCCGCATCGACGACGAGTTCCAGGCACTGGCGCGCATTCGGACGGCGACATTCCATCGCGGTCTCGAGGCTGTGCACGGGCGCATCCCGGATGCTCTCGCCGGGCCGCCGCGCGAGGCCGTGGCGCGCATGATGCGTGCGCTGCAGCAACTCTGGGACGAGTGCTTCGCGCCGTACTGGCCGCGGATGCGAGCCGTGCTCGAAGCGGATGTCACCTACCGGGGTCGGCTCATCGCCCACTCGGGGCTGGCCGCCATGCTGAACGGCATCTCGTCGACGGTGTCGTACGAGAAGGACGTGGTGTCGGTGCGGCTGCGCGATCCCGTCGATCGGGAGGTGGCGACCGGTGGTCTCGGGCTCACGCTGGTTCCGACGATGTTCACGAGGCGGGCCTCCGCTCCCGTGGGCAGCGGGCCACCGATGGTGATGTACCCGGCGCGGGGCCAGGGCGCGCTGTGGGAGACGGAGAAGGTGACGAACCCGGCGGCGGTGGCCGGCATCATCGGCGAGGCCAGGGCCAGCCTGCTCACGGCGCTCGCCGAGCCGGCGTCATCGACCGAACTGGGCGTGCGCTTCGACGTGACGACCTCGGCAGTGAACCAGCATCTGCGTGCGTTGCGGGATGCCGGGCTGGTGACATCGACGCGCTACGGGCACAGCGTGCTGTACTTCCGCAGCGAGCTGGGCACGGCGCTGCTGACGGCGTCGGCGTCGGCGGTGCTCGAGTAG
- a CDS encoding serine/threonine-protein kinase codes for MARRVSSPPVIGGYSYVRPLGSGGFADVFLYEQDMPRRVSAVKVLFADALNPEVRRAFNVEADIMAKLSAHPAIVTIYQASISADGRPYFAMEYCPDTMSARYKKEPLDIVEVLDTGVRIAGALETAHRAGLLHRDIKPSNVLINALGSPVLADFGIAAAVSADDGVPEIFAMSIPWSAPEVLQERVSGSVPSEIWSLGATLYTLLAGRSPFEASTREKNTREQLVRRITAARYTALPVDGLPPRIDEILSKAMHRDPAKRFASMAEFAEQLRWAQYELGIPSTSFDVASPEWAAASPIRFKDTRQRGPVVTTVEKNSRRAARAMQQGDGGVVDRDGIPVAAAQPSALRAGLVGAGIGAGLLAVAGVAALFITGAL; via the coding sequence GTGGCCAGACGGGTGTCATCACCGCCGGTCATCGGGGGCTACAGCTACGTGCGTCCTCTCGGATCCGGCGGTTTCGCCGACGTCTTCCTGTACGAGCAGGACATGCCCCGCCGCGTCTCCGCGGTCAAGGTGCTCTTCGCCGATGCCCTGAACCCCGAGGTGCGCCGCGCCTTCAACGTCGAGGCCGACATCATGGCCAAGCTCTCGGCCCATCCCGCCATCGTCACCATCTACCAGGCCTCCATCTCCGCCGACGGGCGGCCCTACTTCGCCATGGAGTACTGCCCCGACACCATGAGCGCGCGCTACAAGAAGGAGCCGCTCGACATCGTCGAGGTGCTCGACACCGGAGTGCGCATCGCCGGGGCGCTCGAGACCGCGCACCGGGCCGGCCTGCTCCACCGGGACATCAAGCCGTCGAACGTGCTCATCAACGCCCTCGGCTCGCCCGTCCTGGCCGACTTCGGCATCGCGGCCGCGGTCTCGGCCGACGACGGGGTGCCCGAGATCTTCGCCATGTCCATCCCGTGGAGCGCGCCCGAGGTGCTGCAGGAGCGGGTGTCGGGCTCTGTCCCGAGCGAGATCTGGAGCCTCGGCGCCACCCTGTACACGCTGCTCGCCGGTCGCAGTCCGTTCGAGGCGTCGACCCGCGAGAAGAACACCCGAGAACAGCTGGTGCGCCGTATCACGGCCGCGCGCTACACGGCCCTGCCTGTCGACGGCCTGCCCCCGCGCATCGACGAGATCCTCTCGAAGGCCATGCACCGCGACCCGGCCAAGCGTTTCGCATCGATGGCCGAGTTCGCCGAGCAGCTGCGCTGGGCCCAGTACGAGCTCGGCATCCCGTCGACCTCCTTCGACGTCGCCAGCCCCGAGTGGGCGGCCGCGTCCCCCATCCGCTTCAAGGACACCCGCCAGCGCGGTCCCGTCGTCACCACGGTGGAGAAGAACTCGCGCCGTGCCGCTCGCGCCATGCAGCAGGGCGACGGCGGGGTCGTCGATCGCGACGGCATCCCCGTTGCGGCAGCCCAGCCGTCCGCACTGCGCGCCGGCCTGGTCGGCGCGGGCATCGGTGCCGGCCTCCTCGCCGTCGCCGGAGTCGCGGCCCTGTTCATCACCGGAGCGCTGTGA
- a CDS encoding Ig-like domain-containing protein, with protein MSTPRTTRRPARSAIIAAVSSIAVLGVVVTLAVTAEGYEATEVPRVESSVWVTRDSGLYARVNTDLAEIDTVRAVDDPNEVVQAGAASSVYSQGLRQRWPIDAANPIDLVEADDAEAEVDAPASAAESTPAGTREVVSAGSHVLYRTDTGQVYLGGVGTDASVTPIDPLAEEAASAAPTEGPADGGDGADGDAEPATYVADAVSVSPAGLVALYSAEEQAVRSYDATTGSFLGSPVELASAPEADAAVALSVVGDGWVLLSGGRAWISDRDAPVDVDVDDAALLQSGSDDGSSALIADGNGLVELDLERATSRRIAQASGTPAQPVVVGDDAHAAWVGTSVGAIWSRSTGETTPLTIPDDALDNAEAVNPVIRSNGDRAVLNETTSGLLWTLPDGEAIPRDEWSVDEDDDEQEGAIVVDDVAEPEPPVAVDDAFGVRSGQLVLLPVLLNDHDPNKKDVLTIDPASVTGLSDEGFGAVSVVASGQSLAVRVKAGEGETSFQYAVTDGTATSKPATVTLSVKAPEEQTAPAWCGVEACQQDWPTPQVLPGGTVIVPVLNAWVDPEGDPVILSDARTVDSEAPVTVVPMADGRVAVRHSDPNGADGVVDVLVTVTDAGGASAEKTLSVVVTGSPTLEAAPVAVTAAVDETVSVAVADHVTGGSGSFRLVDAVASSTSEQGLIVSPNAAAGEIELSASEPGQYVVTYSVVDTVSQSEQSAIVRLTVVGEGVPLAMAPLTAFVRAGEDTSVDVFGAVSNTTGRVLVLSSAESTDAALNVGVVDSAQLRVSGSTPDGLPGLIGRANVTVADGAGAAVTGSVAVFLAPSVSAVSPIALPDAVTVRAGALVRIPVTANDVSPRGARLVVSPEVAGSGTAGELAFAAGDSVRYLAPSQAGTYNIGYSVALESDPSRTDNTTITVTVLPPGANRAPKPQALSARVLTGQSVSIRVPSYGVDPDGDAVILVGTEQPPVNSGTASVSAEGNAIVYTAPGSAVPGGQLSFGYTVRDSNGAEASGVVRVGVLDSELADTAPVTFSDFARVQSGAATPVRIQPLDNDRDPAQGELELIALEPNAPAGTSEYDRLERLIDSKTSIADGRVLLNAGEVTGTNSYVYTVRSDASSSTAQGLIVVAVSDEVGADNPIVSDTVLTARTRGDLSTSGVDVLSGKVTWSSGDVSGLKLRLWGDRAQSRYEVDGWRITGSLPAKGDLVPFQVTATDAAGDVVVSYGFLRIPAFDNMRVQLKSAIDPVQVDEEKSATIDVRDLVDLPASDDVQLRDGAFTTQRPAATCTASGKDDAVYSAGREAPWIDSCLVPLRIDGQSTWSYVVVPVAIRPKNPQAILSALSRTIAPAASETVALYDSMTTWEGDREGDRSKLDYSVAYDGASFVMTQNGAEVSFEARADARPGTRETATVSVSAFGGLSAAITLVVGVAPVDAPRGANFTEKCTVSAGTCSVPVVGVSGEYDPFSGKTGAGLKLVSIGSGGGVACDVATVAASGDTAVSAVFPSGQDAFGGECVVPFTVADAQGRTGTGQLTIDVQGYPQRPSSISTRSYTGSSVTLDVALGEAARAHPELTGVAVYSGGRQQSADCSPSVAGVYSCTISGLANGEKHDYTARAVNAVGESGDTSSVTTWAYEAPRIGDASAVPVYVDGRTAPNNAVVELTVASSDDTQAFRILERDQTINRSGRTTTERLDLAPGTQVLTIVPISRFQPPISGSTDGASVVVTVEGAGSPIITNGVTASAATNSSLTVGGADVNANGSAKPVERLYVAWRNGGEPQCRVNGKGGSLSISGGEVQGAGPTLAGLAEFEVYQVKACVSNGFGVASSSSTQVLTFVAVDAPSGDNTYAVATTPEGGDLNYSYGLERGPSLQARRGFEMQYYLYGQWRDEFSLSDDGGPGTVKARECRKNFGLYCSGETGISGNVPTTVSVEFDDPNNQDDGCWVDTTNPGDLVSVSAAARGSYAVSGFTFSADRLQADFTVTFTGSFAPLQGITHTVPICAPPPPPDPTPEPTPTETPPAEPVTP; from the coding sequence ATGAGCACCCCTCGCACGACGCGTCGTCCGGCGCGCTCCGCGATCATCGCCGCCGTGTCGTCGATCGCCGTGCTCGGCGTCGTGGTCACCCTGGCCGTCACGGCGGAGGGCTACGAGGCCACAGAGGTTCCCCGGGTCGAGTCGTCGGTCTGGGTCACCCGCGACTCCGGGCTGTACGCACGAGTGAACACAGACCTCGCCGAGATCGACACGGTGCGGGCCGTCGACGACCCGAACGAGGTCGTGCAGGCCGGCGCGGCCAGCTCGGTCTACAGCCAGGGCCTCCGCCAGCGCTGGCCGATCGATGCCGCGAACCCGATCGATCTCGTGGAGGCGGACGACGCCGAGGCCGAGGTGGATGCTCCGGCCAGCGCCGCCGAGAGCACTCCGGCTGGCACCCGTGAGGTCGTCTCCGCCGGGTCCCACGTGCTCTACCGCACCGACACGGGCCAGGTGTACCTCGGCGGCGTCGGCACCGACGCGAGCGTGACTCCCATCGATCCGCTCGCCGAGGAGGCGGCATCCGCCGCCCCCACCGAGGGTCCGGCCGATGGAGGGGACGGTGCCGACGGCGATGCTGAACCTGCGACCTACGTCGCCGACGCGGTCTCGGTCTCGCCGGCCGGTCTCGTGGCGTTGTACTCGGCCGAAGAGCAGGCCGTGCGCAGCTACGACGCGACGACGGGCAGCTTCCTCGGGTCGCCCGTCGAGTTGGCATCTGCGCCGGAGGCCGACGCGGCCGTCGCCCTCAGCGTCGTCGGCGACGGCTGGGTGCTGCTCTCGGGCGGCCGTGCCTGGATCTCCGACCGCGACGCTCCCGTCGACGTCGATGTCGACGACGCGGCGCTCCTCCAGTCCGGAAGCGACGACGGGAGCTCCGCCCTGATCGCCGACGGCAACGGCCTCGTCGAACTCGATCTCGAGCGCGCGACCTCCAGGCGTATCGCCCAGGCGTCGGGAACGCCGGCGCAACCCGTCGTCGTGGGCGACGACGCCCACGCAGCCTGGGTCGGCACGTCGGTCGGGGCCATCTGGTCGCGCTCGACGGGCGAGACCACGCCCCTCACGATCCCCGACGACGCCCTCGACAACGCCGAGGCCGTCAACCCCGTCATCCGTTCCAACGGCGATCGGGCGGTGCTCAACGAGACCACGTCGGGCCTGCTCTGGACCCTGCCGGATGGGGAGGCCATCCCGCGCGACGAGTGGTCGGTCGACGAGGACGACGACGAGCAGGAGGGCGCGATCGTCGTGGACGACGTGGCCGAGCCCGAGCCCCCGGTGGCCGTCGACGACGCCTTCGGCGTGCGCAGCGGACAGCTCGTGCTGCTGCCGGTGCTCCTGAACGATCACGACCCGAACAAGAAGGACGTCCTGACGATCGATCCTGCCTCGGTCACGGGGCTGAGCGACGAGGGCTTCGGTGCCGTCTCGGTCGTGGCGTCGGGCCAGTCGCTCGCCGTGCGCGTGAAGGCGGGCGAAGGCGAGACGTCGTTCCAGTACGCCGTGACCGACGGCACCGCGACCTCGAAGCCGGCGACGGTCACCCTCAGCGTCAAGGCACCCGAGGAGCAGACCGCCCCCGCGTGGTGCGGCGTCGAGGCGTGCCAGCAGGACTGGCCGACCCCGCAGGTGCTGCCCGGAGGCACCGTCATCGTCCCCGTGCTGAACGCCTGGGTCGACCCGGAGGGTGATCCCGTCATCCTCTCGGATGCCCGCACCGTCGACTCAGAGGCTCCGGTGACCGTGGTGCCCATGGCCGACGGCCGGGTGGCCGTACGCCACTCGGACCCGAACGGCGCCGACGGAGTCGTCGACGTGCTGGTCACCGTGACCGACGCAGGCGGCGCCAGCGCCGAGAAGACCCTCTCCGTCGTCGTGACCGGCTCCCCGACCCTCGAGGCCGCGCCAGTCGCCGTCACGGCAGCGGTCGATGAGACCGTCTCGGTGGCCGTCGCCGACCATGTGACCGGTGGATCGGGATCGTTCCGGCTGGTCGACGCCGTCGCCTCCTCGACCTCGGAGCAGGGTCTCATCGTCTCCCCGAACGCCGCGGCCGGCGAGATCGAACTGAGCGCATCGGAGCCGGGCCAGTACGTCGTCACCTACTCCGTCGTCGACACGGTCTCGCAGTCCGAGCAGTCGGCCATCGTGCGCCTGACCGTGGTCGGCGAGGGCGTACCCCTGGCGATGGCACCGCTCACGGCCTTCGTGCGTGCCGGCGAGGACACCTCGGTCGACGTCTTCGGCGCCGTGTCGAACACGACCGGTCGCGTGCTCGTGCTGTCGTCGGCCGAGAGCACGGATGCCGCCCTCAACGTCGGCGTCGTCGACTCTGCCCAGCTGCGGGTCAGCGGCTCGACCCCCGACGGTCTGCCCGGTCTCATCGGACGGGCGAACGTCACGGTGGCCGATGGCGCTGGAGCCGCGGTGACCGGCTCCGTCGCCGTCTTCCTGGCCCCCAGCGTCTCGGCGGTGTCACCGATCGCCCTTCCCGACGCGGTCACAGTGCGGGCCGGAGCGCTCGTGCGCATCCCGGTGACGGCGAACGATGTGAGTCCGCGCGGCGCCAGACTCGTCGTCAGCCCCGAGGTGGCGGGCTCCGGCACTGCCGGCGAGCTGGCATTCGCGGCCGGTGACAGCGTGCGCTACCTCGCGCCGTCGCAGGCGGGCACCTACAACATCGGCTACTCGGTCGCGCTCGAGTCCGACCCGTCGCGCACCGACAACACCACCATCACCGTGACGGTGCTGCCGCCCGGCGCCAACCGTGCTCCGAAGCCGCAGGCGCTCAGCGCCCGCGTGCTCACCGGGCAGAGCGTCTCGATCAGGGTGCCCTCCTACGGTGTGGACCCCGACGGCGATGCCGTGATCCTGGTCGGCACCGAGCAGCCGCCCGTCAACTCCGGCACCGCATCGGTCTCGGCCGAGGGCAACGCCATCGTCTACACCGCTCCGGGTTCGGCGGTGCCGGGCGGCCAGCTGAGCTTCGGCTACACCGTGCGCGACTCCAACGGTGCCGAGGCATCGGGCGTCGTGCGAGTGGGCGTGCTCGACTCCGAGCTGGCTGACACCGCTCCGGTCACCTTCAGCGACTTCGCCCGCGTCCAGAGCGGCGCCGCGACTCCCGTGCGCATCCAGCCCCTCGACAACGACCGCGACCCCGCCCAGGGCGAGCTCGAACTGATCGCACTCGAGCCGAACGCCCCGGCCGGAACCAGCGAGTACGACAGGCTCGAGCGCCTGATCGACTCCAAGACGTCGATCGCCGACGGACGCGTGCTCCTGAACGCCGGCGAAGTGACGGGCACGAACTCCTACGTCTACACCGTGCGCTCCGATGCATCGTCGAGCACGGCACAGGGACTCATCGTCGTCGCCGTGAGCGACGAGGTCGGCGCCGACAACCCGATCGTCAGCGACACGGTGCTGACGGCACGGACCCGGGGCGACCTGTCGACTTCGGGCGTCGACGTGCTCTCGGGCAAGGTCACGTGGTCTTCGGGAGACGTCTCGGGGCTGAAACTTCGCCTCTGGGGCGACAGGGCGCAATCGCGCTACGAGGTCGACGGATGGCGCATCACCGGCTCGCTGCCCGCCAAGGGCGATCTCGTTCCCTTCCAGGTGACGGCCACGGATGCGGCAGGCGACGTCGTCGTCTCCTACGGATTCCTGCGCATCCCCGCCTTCGACAACATGCGCGTTCAGCTGAAGTCGGCCATCGACCCGGTGCAAGTCGATGAGGAGAAGTCGGCCACGATCGACGTCCGCGACCTCGTCGACCTGCCGGCATCCGACGACGTGCAACTGCGCGACGGCGCGTTCACCACCCAGCGCCCTGCTGCCACCTGCACGGCGAGCGGCAAGGACGACGCCGTGTACTCCGCAGGCCGCGAGGCGCCCTGGATCGACTCCTGCCTCGTGCCGCTGCGCATCGACGGGCAGTCGACCTGGTCGTACGTCGTGGTGCCCGTCGCCATCAGGCCGAAGAACCCGCAGGCCATCCTGTCGGCGCTCTCGCGCACGATCGCGCCGGCCGCATCCGAGACCGTCGCGCTCTACGACTCCATGACCACCTGGGAGGGCGACCGCGAGGGCGACAGGTCGAAGCTCGACTACAGCGTGGCCTACGACGGAGCCTCCTTCGTCATGACGCAGAACGGGGCCGAGGTCTCGTTCGAGGCGAGGGCGGATGCACGTCCGGGAACCCGCGAGACGGCGACGGTGTCGGTGTCGGCCTTCGGCGGCCTGAGCGCGGCGATCACGCTGGTGGTCGGGGTCGCCCCGGTCGACGCTCCGCGCGGTGCCAACTTCACCGAGAAGTGCACGGTGAGCGCGGGCACCTGCTCGGTCCCCGTCGTGGGTGTCTCGGGGGAGTACGACCCGTTCTCGGGCAAGACGGGCGCGGGCCTGAAGCTCGTGAGCATCGGCTCGGGCGGCGGGGTGGCCTGCGATGTGGCCACTGTCGCGGCATCCGGTGACACCGCGGTCAGTGCCGTCTTCCCCTCGGGACAGGATGCCTTCGGCGGGGAGTGCGTGGTGCCGTTCACCGTGGCCGACGCCCAAGGACGCACGGGAACCGGACAACTCACGATCGACGTGCAGGGCTATCCCCAGCGGCCGTCGTCCATCTCGACCCGGTCGTACACGGGCTCGAGCGTGACGCTCGACGTGGCGCTCGGCGAAGCGGCGAGGGCGCATCCGGAGCTCACGGGTGTCGCCGTCTACAGCGGCGGGCGCCAGCAGTCCGCCGACTGCTCGCCCTCGGTGGCCGGCGTCTACTCCTGCACGATCTCGGGCCTGGCCAACGGTGAGAAGCACGACTACACGGCGCGGGCGGTCAATGCCGTCGGCGAATCGGGCGACACCTCCTCGGTCACGACGTGGGCATATGAGGCTCCACGCATCGGCGATGCATCGGCGGTTCCCGTCTACGTCGACGGCCGCACGGCACCGAACAACGCCGTCGTCGAGTTGACGGTGGCCTCCTCGGACGACACCCAGGCGTTCCGGATTCTCGAGCGCGATCAGACCATCAACCGTTCGGGCAGGACGACCACGGAACGCCTCGACCTGGCTCCAGGAACCCAGGTGCTGACGATCGTGCCCATCAGCCGGTTCCAGCCCCCGATCTCGGGCTCGACCGACGGAGCATCCGTCGTCGTCACCGTCGAAGGCGCCGGGAGCCCGATCATCACCAACGGCGTGACCGCGTCGGCGGCGACGAACTCCTCGCTCACCGTCGGCGGAGCAGATGTCAACGCCAATGGAAGCGCCAAGCCGGTCGAGCGCCTCTACGTCGCGTGGCGCAACGGCGGGGAGCCGCAGTGCCGGGTGAACGGCAAGGGCGGATCGCTCTCCATCTCCGGCGGCGAGGTGCAGGGTGCCGGCCCGACGCTGGCCGGGCTGGCCGAGTTCGAGGTCTACCAGGTCAAGGCCTGCGTCAGCAACGGCTTCGGTGTCGCCTCCTCGAGTTCGACCCAGGTGCTCACCTTCGTGGCGGTCGACGCGCCGTCCGGCGACAACACCTACGCCGTCGCGACCACACCCGAGGGCGGCGACCTGAACTACAGCTACGGGCTCGAGCGCGGGCCGTCGCTCCAGGCTCGCCGAGGCTTCGAGATGCAGTACTACCTCTACGGCCAGTGGCGGGACGAGTTCTCCCTCTCCGACGACGGCGGGCCCGGCACAGTGAAGGCGCGGGAGTGCCGAAAGAACTTCGGGCTGTACTGCTCGGGCGAGACCGGCATCTCGGGCAATGTGCCGACGACGGTCTCGGTGGAGTTCGACGATCCGAACAACCAGGACGACGGCTGCTGGGTCGACACCACGAACCCGGGCGACCTCGTGTCGGTCTCCGCCGCAGCGCGTGGTTCCTACGCCGTGTCCGGCTTCACCTTCTCCGCCGACAGGTTGCAGGCCGACTTCACCGTGACGTTCACGGGCTCGTTCGCGCCGCTGCAGGGGATCACCCACACCGTTCCCATCTGCGCTCCGCCGCCACCGCCGGATCCGACCCCGGAGCCGACGCCGACCGAGACGCCCCCGGCCGAACCAGTCACCCCGTGA
- a CDS encoding FHA domain-containing protein, producing MFEYSSVGGDGGSGLGIVTDRFICLLGPDADSALGAGVYALLDDDETHLADALDVLIGDHPELSFAIVEVIDPTERTFHVAVSGDVDVTMTGTSSTRFSGPPGATWIIGEAVGVDRLRLALDARDGVDCLPVRDGVVRTSMIGVAERPVALARATEAHLHTRPIRLPAAPTRIDLERSAKASPEASVAPEPAIEPAVEPAAEPALEPAVDLEPAVDLEQPVAPVAPVAPATPATPPGSGWTLLLPDGTPIAPPVVFGRRPWKDGPSGAMHIVVPSPGREISGVHIEVDLDGAVLTAHDLDSTNGTVVYARSRPPRLLHDGGRMALSPGDILDLGDSYRVAVQGRST from the coding sequence GTGTTCGAGTACTCCTCAGTGGGCGGTGACGGCGGATCCGGTCTCGGCATCGTGACCGACCGGTTCATCTGCCTGCTCGGACCTGACGCGGATTCCGCGCTCGGCGCCGGCGTGTACGCGCTGCTCGATGACGACGAGACCCATCTCGCCGATGCGCTCGACGTCTTGATCGGTGACCACCCGGAACTCTCGTTCGCGATCGTCGAGGTCATCGACCCGACCGAGCGCACCTTCCACGTCGCCGTGAGCGGCGACGTCGATGTGACCATGACCGGAACATCATCGACGCGGTTCAGCGGCCCTCCCGGTGCCACCTGGATCATCGGCGAGGCCGTCGGCGTCGACAGGCTGCGACTGGCGCTCGACGCCCGTGACGGAGTCGACTGCCTGCCTGTGCGCGACGGAGTCGTGCGCACCTCGATGATCGGCGTCGCGGAACGGCCGGTCGCTCTCGCTCGTGCCACCGAGGCGCACCTGCACACGCGGCCCATCCGGCTTCCCGCTGCTCCCACACGAATCGACCTGGAGCGTTCGGCGAAGGCGTCGCCGGAGGCATCCGTCGCTCCGGAGCCGGCGATCGAGCCGGCGGTCGAGCCGGCGGCGGAGCCGGCGCTCGAACCGGCGGTCGACCTCGAGCCGGCGGTCGACCTCGAGCAGCCCGTCGCGCCCGTCGCGCCCGTCGCTCCCGCAACCCCGGCGACGCCGCCCGGATCCGGCTGGACGCTGCTGCTCCCTGACGGCACACCGATCGCGCCGCCGGTGGTCTTCGGTCGTCGGCCGTGGAAGGACGGCCCGTCCGGCGCCATGCACATCGTCGTTCCCTCACCCGGTCGGGAGATCTCGGGAGTGCACATCGAGGTGGACCTCGATGGTGCCGTTCTCACCGCGCACGACCTCGATTCGACCAACGGAACCGTGGTCTACGCACGCTCCAGACCACCCCGTCTGCTCCACGATGGGGGGAGGATGGCCCTGTCCCCCGGAGATATACTCGATTTGGGGGATTCCTACCGTGTTGCCGTCCAGGGGCGTTCGACGTAG